A portion of the Bacillus sp. es.034 genome contains these proteins:
- a CDS encoding spore germination protein → MPAIVGIAQVINVGSSAVFHIGDVFNISPVSTAKTFAGAGSFITGRGISVYNESSLTYTVDDDGMDQGINFTL, encoded by the coding sequence ATGCCTGCAATTGTAGGAATTGCACAAGTCATAAACGTCGGTTCCAGTGCCGTCTTTCATATTGGGGATGTCTTTAACATCAGCCCGGTCTCAACAGCCAAAACCTTTGCCGGTGCAGGTTCATTTATAACTGGAAGAGGGATTTCCGTCTATAATGAAAGCTCCTTGACCTATACGGTAGACGACGATGGAATGGATCAAGGAATAAACTTTACCCTATGA
- a CDS encoding spore germination protein GerPB yields the protein MTNYYVQQTIQIQFIKIGGMSNSSVLQIGTCGQINTNDYLYNTGGFTEPAPEAEKNGSVSKGPSSSPLVPLQNP from the coding sequence ATGACAAATTATTATGTTCAACAAACCATACAGATTCAATTCATTAAAATCGGGGGTATGTCCAATTCTTCCGTATTGCAGATTGGTACATGTGGACAAATAAACACAAATGACTATCTGTATAATACCGGTGGTTTTACGGAGCCTGCTCCTGAAGCAGAAAAAAACGGCAGTGTTTCAAAGGGACCATCAAGTTCACCTTTAGTCCCTCTACAAAACCCTTAA
- the gerPC gene encoding spore germination protein GerPC, with protein MTNYYMTPQQLYQYIEMLNSRIVALEKKVDELSQELTTIKDTPKINVEKIEYKFDQLKVESLDGTLNIGINPSNLKDTIEDLAVDQNVNVDSIKDLTPYKERITNEIQAYIQTEVPALIQDNEMQFQRSLDPSYYEMVQQDLLNQMPQRIDFYLENIPHVESKQSEGEWERKIISKIKQDIQTALFSFMSQMPENMEGMNNNEPPSNQS; from the coding sequence ATGACTAATTACTATATGACACCACAACAACTGTATCAGTATATCGAGATGTTGAATTCGAGAATTGTCGCGTTAGAAAAAAAAGTAGATGAGCTTTCACAGGAACTGACGACGATCAAAGATACTCCCAAGATAAACGTAGAAAAAATCGAGTATAAGTTTGATCAGCTTAAAGTCGAGTCCTTGGATGGTACACTGAATATCGGCATTAACCCAAGCAATCTAAAGGATACGATAGAGGATCTGGCCGTAGACCAGAATGTGAACGTCGATTCAATCAAAGACCTCACCCCTTATAAAGAAAGAATAACGAACGAAATACAAGCTTACATCCAAACCGAGGTACCTGCCCTGATACAAGACAATGAAATGCAATTCCAACGCTCCCTTGACCCTTCATATTATGAAATGGTACAGCAGGACCTGCTGAATCAAATGCCGCAGAGAATCGATTTCTATCTGGAGAACATCCCTCATGTCGAATCCAAACAATCTGAAGGGGAATGGGAAAGAAAAATCATTTCAAAGATCAAGCAAGATATTCAAACGGCACTCTTCTCCTTTATGTCCCAGATGCCGGAAAATATGGAAGGGATGAATAACAATGAACCTCCAAGTAATCAATCGTGA
- a CDS encoding spore germination protein GerPE codes for MFKRYSIVNKLDGITLSFSSLYQLGDSENINAVSFAYAVQREKEFFLTSEGSFDSDVFQGPLKKPPIDPTVRVNRLNLCPIKVDQIFVKATAFSSIIHIGNTSNAAMEARVKHIRQLEPKKHEELENFETIDQPD; via the coding sequence ATGTTTAAGCGATATTCGATTGTAAACAAATTAGATGGCATAACGTTATCCTTTAGCTCTCTCTATCAACTAGGCGATTCCGAAAATATAAATGCTGTATCCTTTGCCTATGCAGTCCAACGAGAGAAAGAATTTTTCTTGACTAGTGAAGGAAGTTTTGATTCTGATGTTTTTCAAGGTCCACTGAAAAAACCTCCCATCGATCCAACAGTGAGGGTCAACAGACTAAACCTTTGTCCGATCAAAGTAGATCAAATATTTGTAAAGGCTACAGCGTTCTCTTCCATTATCCATATTGGAAATACGTCAAATGCCGCTATGGAGGCAAGAGTGAAACATATCCGACAACTTGAGCCTAAAAAACATGAAGAGCTGGAAAACTTCGAAACCATAGACCAGCCGGACTAG
- a CDS encoding spore germination protein has translation MPALVGPVAILNVGGGNVQFGDTGIISPKSASKTFSGSGGFNTGPFQLSYNVFSVNTTFDCNVVDQPITGNN, from the coding sequence ATGCCCGCTTTAGTAGGTCCTGTCGCTATTCTTAATGTAGGTGGAGGAAATGTACAGTTTGGGGATACAGGTATTATCTCCCCTAAGTCCGCATCGAAAACGTTTAGTGGTTCCGGCGGCTTCAATACCGGACCATTTCAACTGAGCTACAATGTCTTCAGTGTTAATACAACTTTTGATTGTAACGTAGTAGACCAGCCAATAACCGGAAATAACTAA
- the addA gene encoding helicase-exonuclease AddAB subunit AddA — translation MNNASIPVKPDHVTWTDDQWKAIWAKGQDILVAAAAGSGKTAVLVERIIQKILSEEDRMDVDELLVVTFTNASAAEMRHRIGVALEKAIDEDPHSRHLRKQLSLLNRASISTLHSFCLEVIRKYYYLIDIDPGFRIADETEGDLLRDEVLDDLFEEEYGKEDNQDFFRLVDTFTNDRSDGALQDMIRKLYDFSRSHPNPDEWLRKLEDLYEVEEEKEIDELSFIEPLLTDIRLQLHGAKSLFQRALDLTRVPGGPGPRAENFLSDIEIVESLEESLAHSWDTLYETIQTLPFTKLKACRGEDYNKEIVDEAKKLRDQGKKTLEKLQEDFFSRRPGSFLEDMRKMKDVIHTLAEVVIEFGKRFRIVKEEKGLVDFADLEHFCLDILRDPSSDALIPSEAANLYKNKFKEVLVDEYQDTNMVQESILLLITEEREEVGNRFMVGDVKQSIYRFRLAEPNLFLGKYTRFLPERGEAGLKIDLSQNFRSRKEVLEGTNFLFKQIMGPAVGEMEYNREAELVKGAPYPEENEYPIEVAIIDQETEESSAGGDEEGLSIFDEGDIEKSVLEARYMANKVKRMIEERTPVYDAKTKTERPIQYRDVVILLRSMPWAAEIMEEFKRQGIPIHANLSTGYFEATEIAIMLSLLKVIDNPYQDIPLASVLRSPIVGLDEQGLASIRIHSRAGTYYEALKTFASEKPGNPREEETFEKVKVFLYHLGNWRTKARQGSVTELIWQLYRDTRFYDYVGGMAGGKQRQANLRALYDRARQYEETSFRGLFRFLRFIDRMRERGDDLGVARALSEQEDVVRLMTIHSSKGLEFPVVFVAGTSKQFNLMDLNAAYLLDKDLGLAVKYTDAAKRISYPSLPQLAFKRKKRMEAISEEMRVLYVALTRAKEKLYLVGTVKSLEKSLKKWRGALSQKDWLLSDYDRAAASSYLDWIGPSLMRHSQCGEVGASGVGSMNEEILNHPSCFHITKIHKSELVADEDEEMNEERTWQEKVKNGEVVDIVSSHQEEVLERLSWEYPHIRATNLRSKQSVSELKRMVEIRDEASSIDILRQHHKPVYNRPQFMQSKELSPAEKGTAMHTVMQHISFEDGVPTEEKVEDLLLELVHKEILTEEQKLAVSVEHIAGFFESGLGQRMANARSIQREIPFSMSVPLSEISETGKEAPEETILVQGVIDCVFRDESGIVLLDYKTDGIHDRYHGGFTEARPILEERYKVQIELYTRALESIWKEPVSEKYLYFFDGGHVLEL, via the coding sequence ATGAATAATGCCAGTATTCCAGTCAAGCCGGATCATGTTACATGGACGGATGATCAGTGGAAGGCAATCTGGGCAAAAGGGCAGGATATCCTTGTCGCTGCAGCGGCAGGGTCGGGTAAGACGGCTGTCCTGGTAGAGAGGATCATTCAGAAGATCCTCTCAGAAGAAGACAGGATGGACGTGGATGAATTATTGGTTGTTACCTTTACCAATGCTTCAGCGGCTGAAATGAGACATCGGATCGGCGTGGCGCTGGAGAAGGCAATAGATGAGGATCCCCATTCCCGTCATTTAAGGAAGCAGCTCAGTTTACTGAACCGTGCGTCCATTTCGACCCTGCACTCCTTTTGCCTCGAAGTGATACGAAAATACTATTATCTCATTGATATCGATCCTGGATTCAGGATCGCAGATGAGACAGAAGGAGACCTGCTTCGGGATGAGGTCCTTGATGATCTTTTTGAAGAGGAATACGGCAAGGAAGATAATCAGGACTTCTTTCGGCTCGTCGATACCTTTACGAACGACCGAAGTGACGGGGCCCTGCAGGATATGATCAGGAAGCTGTATGATTTTTCCCGCTCCCATCCGAACCCTGATGAGTGGTTGAGAAAACTCGAGGATCTGTATGAGGTGGAAGAGGAGAAGGAAATCGATGAACTCTCCTTTATCGAGCCTCTTCTGACGGATATCCGATTGCAGCTTCATGGAGCAAAGAGCTTATTTCAGCGTGCACTGGACCTCACCCGCGTACCGGGGGGGCCTGGTCCGAGAGCGGAGAATTTCTTAAGCGATATCGAAATCGTCGAGAGCCTGGAGGAAAGTCTCGCCCATTCCTGGGACACTTTATACGAAACGATTCAAACCCTCCCCTTTACGAAGCTGAAGGCGTGCAGGGGAGAGGATTATAACAAAGAAATAGTGGATGAAGCGAAGAAACTCCGGGATCAGGGAAAGAAAACGCTGGAAAAGCTTCAGGAGGATTTCTTTTCAAGAAGACCCGGTTCATTCCTTGAAGATATGCGGAAGATGAAGGACGTGATCCACACCCTGGCGGAAGTGGTGATCGAATTCGGTAAACGTTTCAGGATAGTGAAAGAAGAAAAGGGACTCGTCGACTTTGCCGATTTGGAACATTTTTGTCTCGACATTTTAAGAGACCCTTCATCTGATGCCTTGATTCCTTCAGAAGCAGCAAATCTTTACAAAAATAAGTTCAAAGAAGTACTGGTGGATGAATACCAGGATACGAATATGGTTCAGGAATCCATTCTCCTTCTCATTACCGAAGAACGTGAAGAAGTTGGAAACCGGTTCATGGTGGGGGATGTAAAGCAATCCATCTATCGTTTCAGATTAGCGGAACCGAATCTGTTTTTAGGAAAGTATACCCGTTTTCTCCCCGAGAGAGGGGAAGCAGGATTAAAAATCGATCTTTCCCAAAACTTCCGAAGCCGGAAAGAAGTTCTAGAAGGGACGAACTTCTTATTTAAACAGATCATGGGTCCAGCGGTCGGTGAAATGGAATATAACAGGGAAGCCGAACTTGTAAAAGGTGCACCGTATCCGGAAGAAAATGAGTACCCGATTGAAGTGGCCATCATCGATCAGGAAACGGAGGAATCTTCTGCCGGTGGTGATGAAGAGGGGCTTTCCATCTTTGATGAAGGGGATATCGAGAAATCGGTCCTTGAAGCCCGTTATATGGCAAACAAAGTTAAAAGGATGATCGAAGAGCGGACACCGGTCTATGATGCCAAAACGAAAACCGAGCGTCCGATACAGTACCGTGACGTCGTCATCCTGCTTCGCTCCATGCCTTGGGCGGCAGAAATCATGGAAGAATTCAAGCGGCAGGGAATACCGATTCATGCAAATTTATCTACTGGATATTTCGAGGCCACCGAGATTGCCATCATGCTTTCCCTCTTGAAAGTGATCGATAATCCGTACCAGGATATCCCGCTTGCTTCCGTTCTGAGGTCACCGATTGTCGGACTCGATGAGCAGGGTCTTGCCAGTATCCGGATCCATTCCAGGGCAGGGACGTATTACGAAGCGTTGAAGACATTTGCCAGTGAGAAGCCGGGAAATCCCCGTGAAGAAGAAACATTCGAAAAGGTCAAAGTGTTCCTTTATCACCTCGGGAATTGGAGGACAAAGGCAAGGCAGGGATCGGTGACAGAGTTGATCTGGCAATTGTACCGGGACACCCGATTCTATGATTATGTAGGAGGGATGGCCGGCGGGAAGCAGCGTCAGGCAAACCTTAGGGCTCTCTATGACCGTGCCCGTCAGTACGAAGAAACTTCCTTCAGGGGATTATTCCGGTTCCTGCGATTCATTGACAGGATGAGGGAACGGGGAGATGATCTCGGAGTGGCGAGAGCCCTGAGTGAACAGGAAGATGTGGTCCGGTTAATGACGATCCATTCCAGTAAAGGCCTTGAGTTCCCTGTCGTATTCGTCGCCGGTACCTCTAAACAATTCAACCTTATGGATCTAAATGCAGCATACTTATTGGATAAAGACCTTGGATTGGCCGTGAAATATACGGATGCAGCTAAACGGATCAGCTACCCGTCCCTTCCCCAATTGGCGTTCAAGCGGAAGAAGCGGATGGAGGCAATCTCCGAAGAAATGCGGGTGCTGTATGTGGCACTGACCCGGGCCAAGGAGAAACTATATCTGGTCGGTACCGTGAAAAGCCTGGAGAAATCGCTGAAGAAATGGCGAGGGGCCTTAAGTCAGAAGGATTGGTTGTTATCTGATTATGACCGGGCAGCGGCGAGTTCTTATCTTGATTGGATAGGTCCGTCCCTCATGCGTCATTCGCAGTGTGGAGAGGTTGGCGCGTCAGGAGTTGGATCGATGAATGAAGAGATTCTCAATCACCCTTCCTGTTTTCATATCACGAAAATTCATAAATCCGAGTTGGTTGCGGACGAGGATGAGGAAATGAATGAAGAAAGAACGTGGCAGGAGAAAGTGAAGAATGGTGAAGTGGTGGATATTGTTTCATCCCATCAAGAAGAGGTATTAGAACGACTATCGTGGGAATACCCTCATATACGTGCTACTAACCTTCGTTCTAAGCAATCGGTTTCAGAGCTGAAACGGATGGTTGAAATAAGGGATGAAGCCTCAAGTATTGATATCCTGAGGCAGCACCATAAGCCTGTGTATAATCGGCCTCAGTTCATGCAATCGAAGGAACTGTCCCCTGCTGAAAAGGGTACAGCCATGCACACAGTCATGCAGCATATTTCTTTTGAAGATGGGGTGCCGACAGAGGAGAAGGTTGAAGATCTTTTACTGGAGCTCGTTCATAAAGAAATCCTGACGGAAGAACAGAAACTGGCGGTGTCAGTCGAACACATCGCAGGCTTCTTCGAGAGTGGACTTGGTCAGAGGATGGCAAATGCCCGGAGTATCCAACGGGAAATCCCATTCAGTATGAGCGTCCCCCTTAGTGAAATATCTGAAACGGGTAAAGAAGCACCTGAAGAAACCATTCTTGTTCAAGGGGTCATCGACTGTGTATTCAGGGATGAGTCGGGGATCGTCCTGTTGGATTACAAGACAGACGGTATCCATGACCGCTATCATGGCGGGTTCACTGAAGCGCGGCCAATCCTCGAAGAGAGGTATAAAGTACAAATCGAATTATACACCCGGGCATTAGAATCCATATGGAAAGAACCAGTATCAGAAAAGTATCTGTATTTCTTTGATGGAGGACATGTGTTGGAGCTATAA
- the addB gene encoding helicase-exonuclease AddAB subunit AddB → MAVRFILGRSGTGKTHRILDEMKKSLLEAPNGDPIIYIVPDQMSFISEYELVNTPGLNGMIRGQVFSFTRLAWKILQETGGMSRYHLSDVGLNMMIRKIIDENKENLHIFTKASDKPGFIHHVEAIVKEFKRYCITPADLQGFEGDSDRSKVLKDKLHDLELIYEKFEDKLFGKYIDSEDYFQLLADHVKNSDLLKEAEIYIDGFHSFTPQEYLIIDQLIQHTKKVTVALTTDPEQPIDAMNELSLYRMTNETYHTLQDICRMAGVSVNEEVLHKPIRYRSETMLHLERHFEERPTIPYEGGKSTIEFFEASNRRAEVEGIAREIRKLAREEGYRYKDIAVLVRNSQDYRDKVETIFQDYAIPFFLDQKRTMLNHPLIELIRSTLEIMNTNWRYEPVFRAVKTDLLFPYQKNPTDLREKMDRLENYVLAYGIKGDRWTKKDRWKYRRFRGLEHVDAPQTDRERELEHEINELRLFISAPIIRLGKRLKKRATGREYCEALYLYLEELDIPAKLERMRIEAEEKGNLIAAREHDQAWSAVMDLLDQYVEMLGDEETTMKKFSSILDAGIETMEFSLVPPAIDQVIIADLEKSRLGDIKAAFIIGVNDGVLPAKMNEDGVLSDEDRESLITKGFKIAPSNRTKLLDEEFVAYKAFTTPAERLFISYPIANEEGKALLPSSFIKRLNEMFPDAHTKLLINEPSELSEEDQLHYVCHPNVTISHLTSQLQLKKREYPIHDFWWDVYNFYTESNDWKWHAGHILSSLFYENRGNQLSEDTSKDLYGDHILASVSRMELFHSCPFSHFASHGLKLRERDFFKLEAPDIGEMFHSALKWISEEVERHGLTWASLSKSQCLQLAKEAVLKLAPKLQHQILLSSNRHYYIAQKLEQIIGRASLILSEHAKASGFVPVGVELGFGPQATLPPFQFQLRNGTKMELQGRIDRVDKAEDTNGVYLRIVDYKSSARDLDMTEVYYGLALQMLTYLDIVLTNSKQFVGKEAKPAGVLYFHVHNPMINSKKILTMDQIENEIFKSFKMKGLVLGDSDIVRLMDQTLDTGNSDIISAGIKKDGALSSRSKAASSEDFHYMRQHVRKLYEASGNRIISGETDIAPYKLKDRTPCQFCSFRSVCQFDQSLEENEYRVLPTAKPEDLLRKVREEAESNE, encoded by the coding sequence ATGGCTGTACGTTTTATTCTCGGACGTTCCGGTACGGGGAAAACCCATCGCATATTGGATGAGATGAAGAAGAGTTTGTTGGAAGCCCCGAATGGAGATCCAATCATCTATATCGTACCGGATCAAATGTCCTTTATATCTGAATACGAGCTTGTAAACACGCCGGGATTGAATGGTATGATCCGCGGACAGGTGTTCAGCTTCACCCGTCTTGCGTGGAAGATCCTTCAGGAAACGGGTGGAATGAGCCGTTATCACCTATCTGATGTCGGTTTGAATATGATGATTCGGAAGATTATAGACGAAAACAAGGAGAATCTCCATATTTTCACCAAGGCATCGGACAAGCCCGGGTTCATTCATCATGTGGAAGCGATTGTCAAGGAGTTCAAACGCTACTGCATAACGCCCGCGGACCTGCAGGGATTCGAGGGAGACAGTGATCGCTCCAAGGTATTGAAGGATAAGCTTCATGACCTTGAACTGATTTATGAGAAATTTGAGGATAAGCTTTTCGGAAAGTACATTGATTCGGAAGATTATTTTCAACTGCTGGCTGATCATGTGAAAAACTCCGACCTTCTGAAAGAGGCAGAGATCTACATAGACGGCTTTCATAGTTTCACTCCTCAGGAATACCTCATCATCGATCAGCTCATACAGCATACGAAAAAAGTGACGGTTGCCCTTACAACGGATCCTGAACAGCCAATCGACGCCATGAACGAGTTAAGCCTGTATCGGATGACGAACGAAACGTATCATACCCTTCAGGATATATGCAGGATGGCAGGAGTATCGGTGAATGAAGAGGTGCTCCATAAACCGATCCGCTACAGAAGTGAAACGATGCTTCATTTAGAACGTCATTTTGAAGAGCGGCCAACGATTCCCTATGAGGGAGGGAAGAGCACCATTGAATTCTTTGAGGCGTCCAACCGTCGGGCTGAGGTTGAAGGAATTGCAAGGGAGATCAGAAAGCTTGCCCGGGAAGAAGGGTACCGTTACAAGGATATCGCCGTATTGGTTCGGAACAGCCAGGATTACCGTGATAAGGTTGAAACGATTTTCCAGGATTATGCGATTCCCTTTTTCCTTGATCAGAAGCGGACGATGCTAAATCATCCTCTCATCGAGCTCATTCGCTCCACACTTGAGATCATGAACACGAACTGGAGGTATGAGCCGGTCTTCCGGGCAGTGAAAACAGACCTTTTATTTCCATATCAGAAGAATCCCACCGATTTGCGTGAAAAGATGGACCGGCTGGAGAACTATGTGCTCGCTTATGGAATAAAGGGAGACAGGTGGACGAAGAAAGACCGCTGGAAATACCGTCGCTTCAGGGGTCTTGAACATGTGGACGCCCCACAGACCGACCGGGAGAGGGAGCTTGAGCACGAGATCAATGAATTGAGGTTATTTATTTCGGCACCGATCATCCGACTGGGGAAACGATTAAAGAAGCGCGCCACGGGACGGGAATACTGTGAGGCACTTTATCTTTATCTGGAAGAGCTGGACATACCGGCAAAGCTTGAACGGATGCGCATTGAAGCGGAGGAGAAAGGGAATTTGATCGCAGCAAGGGAGCATGACCAGGCGTGGTCGGCAGTAATGGATCTCCTTGATCAATATGTAGAAATGCTTGGTGATGAAGAAACAACCATGAAGAAATTCTCCTCCATCCTTGATGCAGGGATTGAAACGATGGAATTCTCATTGGTACCCCCTGCCATTGATCAGGTCATTATTGCAGATCTCGAGAAATCCAGGCTTGGCGATATCAAAGCGGCGTTCATCATTGGAGTGAATGACGGAGTTCTCCCTGCGAAAATGAATGAAGACGGGGTCCTGTCCGATGAAGATCGTGAGTCATTGATAACAAAGGGATTCAAGATCGCACCGAGTAACAGGACGAAGCTGTTGGATGAAGAATTTGTGGCCTATAAAGCGTTCACGACTCCGGCCGAACGCCTTTTCATCAGCTATCCCATCGCCAATGAAGAAGGAAAGGCGCTCTTGCCTTCCTCGTTCATTAAGAGATTGAATGAAATGTTCCCGGATGCACATACAAAGCTTCTCATCAATGAACCGTCGGAACTATCTGAAGAGGATCAGCTTCATTATGTCTGTCATCCGAATGTGACGATTTCCCATCTGACGTCGCAGCTTCAGTTAAAGAAGAGGGAGTATCCGATCCATGACTTCTGGTGGGATGTGTACAATTTTTATACTGAGTCCAATGATTGGAAATGGCATGCAGGGCATATCCTGTCGAGCCTTTTTTATGAAAATCGCGGGAATCAACTGTCAGAGGATACGAGCAAAGATTTGTACGGGGACCATATCCTAGCAAGTGTTTCCCGGATGGAGCTCTTTCACAGTTGCCCATTTTCACATTTTGCCAGTCACGGACTGAAGCTCAGGGAACGGGATTTCTTCAAATTAGAGGCACCGGATATCGGTGAAATGTTCCACTCGGCGTTAAAATGGATATCAGAAGAAGTGGAGCGACATGGATTGACTTGGGCATCACTCTCGAAATCCCAGTGTTTGCAGTTGGCGAAAGAAGCGGTCCTGAAGCTGGCACCGAAGCTGCAGCATCAGATCCTGTTAAGCTCGAACAGGCATTATTATATTGCTCAGAAGCTTGAACAAATCATAGGCAGGGCAAGCCTCATTCTAAGTGAACATGCAAAGGCAAGCGGGTTTGTGCCTGTCGGGGTGGAACTTGGATTCGGTCCCCAGGCGACCCTTCCGCCGTTCCAGTTCCAATTGAGAAATGGGACGAAGATGGAGCTTCAAGGAAGAATTGACCGTGTGGATAAAGCGGAGGATACGAACGGGGTGTATCTCAGAATCGTCGATTACAAATCGAGCGCCAGGGATTTGGATATGACGGAAGTCTATTACGGATTGGCTCTGCAAATGCTGACGTATTTGGATATTGTGTTAACCAATTCAAAACAGTTCGTCGGAAAGGAAGCGAAGCCTGCCGGTGTTCTTTATTTCCATGTTCACAACCCGATGATCAACAGCAAGAAGATCCTGACGATGGATCAGATCGAAAACGAAATTTTCAAGAGCTTTAAAATGAAGGGACTTGTCCTTGGGGATTCCGACATTGTCAGGTTAATGGACCAGACGCTCGATACGGGGAACTCCGATATCATTTCAGCAGGGATTAAGAAGGACGGTGCGTTATCCTCCCGTTCGAAGGCGGCTTCAAGTGAAGACTTCCATTATATGCGTCAACATGTCAGAAAGCTCTATGAAGCCTCCGGGAACCGGATCATCTCAGGAGAGACGGATATAGCTCCATATAAGCTGAAGGACCGGACCCCGTGTCAATTTTGTTCGTTCCGTTCCGTCTGTCAATTTGATCAGTCTCTGGAGGAAAACGAGTACAGAGTGCTTCCGACAGCGAAACCGGAAGATTTATTACGGAAAGTGAGAGAGGAGGCAGAATCCAATGAATAA
- a CDS encoding MFS transporter, whose translation MNPNFHRISAVLVVMAVMVACNIYTFIPIYGSIAATLSIPQSEVVMAGTSFILLYACGLLTFANAADHFGKKRILVWGMLASAVSSGLVGLSADFWSLFITRGLQGFCLGSFAPVAFAYTYDLFSGKHRTLLLAFINSGFLFAGILGQLLSEGITRFSGWSAVFFFFAMVYASLFLIGNQTLPPTNVVSVSPTQQLATILKLLKRKELLYCYGIVFTLLATFIAYYDSLTRYLSDDPGLLFLTRAVGLIGAGLSLFTGRLMEALGIYKTLFIGVTLSMISVAAAFMYAYGHEPFIIILSSILFVSAISLLIPTVITLIGNMSGKGRSQALSLYSFLLLGGTSVAPLVIMHLTYVQSLLLLVGCFLFHAWMGGLLYAGRKKWGTGD comes from the coding sequence ATGAATCCAAATTTCCACAGAATCTCTGCTGTCCTGGTTGTGATGGCCGTGATGGTCGCTTGTAATATTTACACCTTCATCCCCATTTACGGAAGCATCGCTGCCACCCTTTCCATTCCGCAAAGTGAAGTCGTTATGGCCGGCACTTCATTTATCCTTCTCTACGCATGCGGTTTATTGACCTTTGCCAATGCCGCAGACCACTTCGGCAAAAAAAGGATCCTCGTCTGGGGGATGCTTGCATCTGCCGTTTCTTCGGGACTCGTTGGGCTATCAGCCGACTTTTGGAGTTTATTTATCACGAGGGGATTACAGGGATTTTGTCTGGGGAGCTTTGCCCCTGTCGCGTTTGCCTATACGTATGATTTGTTTTCCGGAAAGCATCGGACCCTGCTTCTGGCCTTCATTAATTCAGGCTTTCTCTTTGCCGGTATCCTCGGTCAGTTGCTCAGTGAAGGAATCACACGCTTCTCCGGCTGGTCTGCAGTGTTCTTCTTTTTCGCGATGGTATATGCTTCCCTTTTCTTAATCGGAAACCAGACCCTTCCACCAACAAACGTTGTATCTGTCTCACCCACACAACAACTCGCCACCATCCTGAAGCTGCTTAAGAGAAAAGAACTCCTTTACTGTTACGGAATCGTCTTCACCCTTCTCGCTACATTCATCGCCTATTATGACAGCTTGACCCGCTATCTGTCAGACGATCCCGGCCTGCTTTTCCTCACCAGGGCAGTAGGACTGATCGGAGCCGGTTTATCCCTTTTCACCGGCCGTCTTATGGAGGCACTCGGAATCTACAAAACTCTGTTTATCGGAGTCACTTTATCGATGATAAGTGTGGCGGCTGCTTTCATGTATGCATATGGTCACGAACCCTTCATCATCATTCTTTCTTCCATTCTTTTTGTCTCGGCCATCTCTTTATTGATCCCCACCGTCATTACCCTGATCGGAAATATGAGCGGCAAGGGACGGAGCCAGGCACTCAGCCTCTACTCCTTCCTTTTATTAGGGGGGACCAGCGTGGCACCGTTGGTCATCATGCACCTTACGTATGTACAATCCTTGCTTCTGTTAGTGGGATGCTTTTTGTTCCATGCATGGATGGGCGGCTTGTTATATGCGGGTCGGAAGAAATGGGGGACGGGGGATTAG
- a CDS encoding GNAT family protein → MKRLLSGTRIYLSGFQEEDVSAIREWNQNEEVQRLLDALPHKPKSEEEIKKWMGDPGDNAYRFAVRLKDDARIIGFVELDGILWSHRVGWVSISIGDEQSWGNGYGREAMQCLLAYAFHELNLHRLQLTVFSYNERAIRLYESLGFTKEGSYRQFLQRDGKRYDMVLYGLLVDEWKEG, encoded by the coding sequence ATGAAACGGTTATTATCCGGTACAAGAATATATCTATCAGGCTTTCAGGAAGAAGACGTTTCGGCAATAAGGGAATGGAATCAAAATGAAGAAGTGCAAAGACTATTGGATGCGCTCCCCCATAAACCGAAATCAGAAGAAGAAATCAAGAAATGGATGGGAGATCCCGGTGACAATGCCTATCGTTTTGCGGTCCGTCTGAAGGATGACGCCAGAATCATCGGGTTTGTTGAGTTGGACGGAATTCTTTGGTCTCATCGAGTGGGATGGGTCTCGATTTCCATCGGTGACGAGCAGTCATGGGGGAATGGATACGGCAGGGAAGCCATGCAGTGCCTCCTGGCATATGCCTTTCATGAGTTGAATTTACACCGTCTTCAGTTAACGGTATTTTCGTATAATGAGAGAGCGATCCGTTTATATGAATCGCTGGGGTTCACGAAAGAAGGAAGCTACCGTCAGTTCCTGCAGAGGGACGGGAAACGATATGACATGGTTCTGTATGGGTTATTGGTGGATGAATGGAAAGAAGGATGA